A single window of Rhizobium sp. NLR16a DNA harbors:
- the repC gene encoding plasmid replication protein RepC yields MESGYVTTPFGRRPMSLGMLASQQLAETIEPGMKRSKWKLFRAICEARPALGVTDRALTVLDALLTFYPDDEISEEKGLIVFPSNAQLSLRARGMTPATLRRHLAVLVEAGLILRKDSPNGKRYARRDREGEIGEAFGFSVAPLLARAAEIETLAAEVVADRELIRVTRERLTVCRRDISKLIAAALDEAVPGDWEQMSLTFRDLVCRIPRVAGREELASLLDEMGLLRDEAVNLLERHIKSQKIDANESQTERHKQNSNPYSTSELEPSFETKQGAKLTTDINRVAGPQDEQRLRHPASAGAMSGRRSGAAEPAAGHTLKSFPLGLVLQACPQILDYGPGGTIGNWRDLMSAAVVVRSMLGVSPSAYEEACAGMGPENAATVIACILERGGHINSPGGYLRDLTRRTERGEFAIGPMLMALVRANGGVRRDAG; encoded by the coding sequence ATGGAGAGTGGATATGTGACGACGCCCTTTGGGCGGCGGCCGATGTCGCTCGGCATGCTGGCAAGCCAGCAACTGGCCGAGACGATCGAGCCGGGGATGAAACGCAGCAAGTGGAAACTGTTCAGGGCGATCTGCGAGGCGCGGCCGGCGCTTGGCGTGACCGATCGGGCGCTGACGGTGCTCGATGCGCTGCTGACCTTCTATCCCGATGACGAGATTTCCGAGGAGAAGGGCCTGATCGTCTTTCCCTCGAATGCGCAGCTTTCGCTTCGTGCCCGGGGTATGACGCCGGCGACGCTGCGGCGGCATCTTGCCGTGCTGGTCGAGGCCGGCCTGATCCTGCGCAAGGACAGCCCGAACGGAAAGCGTTATGCGCGCCGCGACAGGGAAGGGGAGATCGGTGAGGCCTTCGGCTTCAGCGTCGCGCCACTGCTGGCGCGCGCGGCAGAGATCGAAACCCTGGCCGCCGAGGTGGTTGCTGACCGAGAACTTATCCGGGTGACCAGGGAGCGCCTCACCGTATGCCGGCGCGATATTTCCAAGCTGATCGCAGCAGCGCTCGATGAGGCTGTGCCCGGCGACTGGGAGCAGATGTCGTTGACGTTTCGCGATCTCGTGTGCAGGATTCCGCGCGTGGCGGGTCGCGAGGAATTGGCTTCCTTGCTCGACGAGATGGGCCTGTTGCGCGATGAAGCCGTCAACTTGCTGGAAAGACATATAAAATCACAAAAAATAGACGCCAATGAGTCTCAAACTGAGCGCCACAAACAGAATTCAAACCCCTATTCCACATCTGAACTTGAACCAAGCTTCGAAACGAAGCAGGGCGCGAAGCTGACGACCGATATTAACCGGGTCGCCGGGCCGCAGGACGAGCAAAGATTGAGACATCCGGCATCGGCGGGAGCAATGAGCGGCAGGAGATCCGGCGCGGCTGAACCGGCGGCGGGACATACGCTGAAATCCTTCCCGCTTGGTCTGGTTCTTCAGGCCTGCCCGCAAATTCTCGATTATGGGCCGGGTGGAACGATCGGCAATTGGCGCGACCTGATGTCGGCTGCCGTCGTCGTCCGCTCGATGCTCGGCGTCAGCCCCTCGGCCTATGAAGAAGCCTGCGCCGGCATGGGGCCGGAAAACGCCGCGACGGTGATCGCCTGCATTCTGGAAAGGGGCGGACACATCAATTCGCCCGGCGGTTATCTCCGCGATCTCACCCGGAGGACCGAGAGAGGCGAATTTGCGATCGGCCCGATGCTGATGGCCCTGGTGCGGGCAAATGGTGGAGTGCGGCGCGATGCCGGCTGA
- the repB gene encoding plasmid partitioning protein RepB: MARKNLIEISAPSPARVEAVAPRDNRPIAGFVPQERSGGPVGGITKTLGNITEKMERASELERQLAAGQMIVELDPGLIDGSFVSDRLAIDAAELAELVEQIREHGQQVPILVRPHPEARGRYQVAYGHRRLAATREIGIRVRAVVRDLTDGQLVVSQGQENSARTNLSYIERALFASRLEERGFARDVIMAALSVDKAALSRMLIVIRQVPLALINAIGAAPDIGRRRWLELGERLENADVDKIIAELSADDARGISSDERFHRAFVLATKKAAAPKPAASKSEISGVPVMVKKTGSGATFVFDGKTAPGFDQFVQERLQGLFQEFKKYRGA, translated from the coding sequence ATGGCGCGCAAGAACCTCATCGAAATTTCCGCGCCGAGTCCGGCAAGGGTGGAAGCGGTCGCGCCGCGCGACAATCGTCCGATTGCCGGCTTCGTGCCGCAGGAGCGCAGCGGCGGGCCGGTCGGCGGCATCACCAAGACGCTCGGCAACATTACCGAGAAGATGGAGCGGGCGAGCGAGCTGGAACGGCAGCTTGCGGCCGGCCAGATGATCGTCGAGCTCGATCCCGGGCTCATCGACGGCTCCTTCGTCAGCGACCGCCTGGCGATCGATGCGGCTGAACTCGCCGAGCTGGTCGAGCAGATCCGCGAGCATGGGCAGCAGGTTCCGATCCTCGTGCGTCCGCATCCTGAAGCCAGGGGCCGCTATCAGGTCGCCTATGGCCATCGCCGCCTGGCGGCCACGAGAGAGATCGGCATCAGGGTGCGCGCGGTCGTCCGCGACCTGACCGACGGCCAGCTGGTCGTCAGCCAGGGGCAGGAAAACAGCGCCCGCACCAATCTCTCCTATATCGAGCGTGCGCTTTTCGCGTCGCGGCTCGAGGAACGCGGCTTTGCCCGCGACGTCATCATGGCGGCGCTGAGCGTCGACAAGGCGGCGCTGTCGAGAATGCTGATCGTGATACGGCAGGTGCCCCTGGCGCTCATCAACGCCATCGGGGCTGCGCCTGATATTGGCCGCCGACGCTGGCTGGAACTCGGCGAGCGGCTGGAAAATGCCGATGTCGATAAGATCATCGCGGAGTTGTCCGCGGACGACGCGCGCGGAATTTCGAGTGACGAGCGGTTTCACCGGGCATTCGTTCTGGCAACGAAGAAGGCTGCGGCACCGAAGCCGGCGGCGAGTAAATCAGAAATCAGCGGCGTGCCGGTAATGGTCAAAAAGACAGGGTCCGGCGCCACTTTCGTCTTTGACGGCAAGACCGCGCCCGGTTTCGACCAATTCGTCCAGGAGCGGCTGCAAGGCCTGTTCCAGGAGTTCAAAAAGTACAGAGGAGCGTAG
- the repA gene encoding plasmid partitioning protein RepA, translating to MQPSLALQDDQEHLPSLLATDAKELSYQLQQHQAKIFPPLSQKTIRTFSPAEAAAFIGIGEGYLRQVAADGHGPDPLANGRRLYSATDMDRIRRVLDERNGTPKYVPARRPGEKLQIVSVMNFKGGSGKTTTAAHFAQFMALRGYRVLAVDLDPQASLSALFGHQPEFDVGEGETIYGAIRYDDPRSIADIVRATYTPNLHLIPGNLELMEFEHETPKAMASGTAETMFFARIGEVLTNIESLYDIVVVDCPPQLGFLTMSALCAATSVLITVHPQMLDVMSMSQFLTMTSELMSVVEKAGGRTSYDWMRYLVTRFEPNDGPQSQMTGFMRAIFGNRMLHNAMVKSTAVSDAGVTKQTLYEVERSQFTRGTYDRALESLNLVNGEIEAHIRSTWGRR from the coding sequence ATGCAACCGAGTCTTGCTCTTCAAGATGATCAAGAGCACCTTCCGTCGCTTCTGGCAACGGATGCGAAGGAGTTATCCTATCAACTTCAGCAGCATCAGGCCAAAATCTTTCCCCCTCTGTCGCAAAAGACGATCAGGACATTTTCTCCGGCGGAGGCTGCGGCCTTCATCGGCATAGGCGAAGGTTATCTCCGGCAGGTGGCCGCTGACGGCCATGGACCGGATCCGCTGGCAAACGGACGCCGGCTCTATAGCGCAACCGACATGGACCGGATCCGCCGGGTCCTCGACGAGCGGAACGGGACGCCGAAATACGTGCCGGCCCGCAGGCCGGGCGAAAAACTCCAGATCGTTTCCGTGATGAATTTCAAGGGCGGCTCGGGCAAGACCACGACCGCCGCCCACTTCGCGCAGTTCATGGCGCTCCGGGGCTACCGCGTACTCGCCGTCGACCTCGACCCGCAGGCCTCCCTGTCTGCTTTGTTTGGCCATCAGCCGGAGTTCGACGTCGGCGAGGGCGAAACGATCTACGGTGCGATCCGCTATGACGATCCGCGCTCGATCGCCGACATCGTGCGCGCCACCTATACGCCGAACCTGCATCTCATTCCCGGAAATCTCGAACTCATGGAGTTCGAGCACGAGACGCCGAAGGCCATGGCATCGGGCACGGCGGAGACGATGTTCTTCGCCCGCATCGGCGAGGTGCTGACCAATATCGAAAGCCTTTATGACATCGTCGTCGTCGACTGCCCGCCGCAGCTCGGCTTCCTGACGATGTCGGCGCTCTGCGCCGCGACCTCGGTGCTGATTACGGTTCACCCGCAGATGCTCGACGTCATGTCGATGTCGCAGTTCCTGACGATGACGAGTGAATTGATGTCGGTCGTCGAGAAGGCCGGCGGGCGCACCAGCTATGACTGGATGCGCTATCTCGTGACGCGGTTCGAGCCGAATGACGGGCCGCAAAGCCAGATGACCGGCTTCATGCGGGCGATCTTCGGCAATCGCATGCTCCACAACGCCATGGTGAAATCGACGGCCGTTTCCGATGCCGGCGTCACCAAGCAGACACTCTACGAAGTCGAGCGTTCGCAGTTCACACGCGGAACCTATGATCGCGCGCTGGAGTCGCTAAACCTCGTGAATGGTGAGATCGAAGCGCATATTCGCTCCACCTGGGGAAGGAGATAG
- a CDS encoding substrate-binding domain-containing protein — MIRTTFQSSNTWRILLLACSCVGSVSVAQAADSLVKACAKDGEFVIGFSQANNAEPYRQHVNDELEAAAKAVPQFTLQIADGAGNVNTQTSQVDNFITQKVDLLLISPFEAAPLTPAVKRAMDAGIPVIELDRKTNGEAGKDYTAFIGGDNYKIALAAGEYTSKTLLPDGGEAAVLEGLPSSTPAVERLNGFKDGVKANPKIQIVAEQAADWLPDKAQTAFAAMLQAHPDIKMVYASNDMMAAGALLAAKGAGKSVKIIGTDGLPGPAGGIEAVAKGDWSATFTYPTGAKEAIDMAKSILLDCASSVPATVTVDTTAITPDNAKQMMGK; from the coding sequence ATGATACGGACTACATTTCAGTCATCAAATACCTGGCGAATCCTGCTACTGGCCTGCTCTTGCGTCGGTTCTGTGAGCGTGGCCCAAGCTGCCGATTCGCTCGTGAAGGCTTGCGCCAAAGACGGCGAATTCGTCATCGGCTTCTCGCAAGCCAACAACGCTGAGCCATACCGCCAGCATGTCAACGATGAGCTGGAGGCGGCCGCCAAGGCGGTCCCTCAGTTTACGCTGCAGATTGCCGACGGGGCCGGCAATGTGAACACTCAGACATCACAGGTCGACAATTTCATAACGCAAAAGGTTGACCTCCTGTTGATATCGCCTTTCGAAGCGGCTCCGCTTACCCCTGCCGTCAAGCGGGCAATGGACGCGGGTATCCCGGTCATCGAACTCGATCGTAAGACGAACGGTGAAGCCGGCAAGGACTACACAGCTTTCATCGGTGGCGATAATTACAAGATTGCTTTGGCAGCCGGCGAATATACGAGCAAGACGCTTCTTCCAGATGGCGGCGAGGCTGCCGTGCTGGAGGGGCTGCCGAGTTCGACACCGGCCGTCGAACGGCTGAACGGCTTCAAAGATGGTGTGAAGGCCAATCCTAAGATTCAGATCGTTGCAGAACAGGCAGCTGACTGGCTGCCGGACAAAGCGCAAACGGCTTTCGCGGCTATGTTGCAGGCTCATCCCGATATCAAGATGGTCTATGCCAGCAACGACATGATGGCGGCCGGTGCGCTGCTTGCTGCAAAAGGCGCCGGCAAGAGCGTGAAGATCATCGGCACCGACGGCTTGCCTGGCCCTGCCGGCGGGATTGAAGCGGTCGCGAAGGGTGATTGGTCCGCGACCTTTACCTATCCCACGGGCGCGAAGGAAGCGATCGACATGGCAAAGTCGATATTACTCGATTGCGCCTCGTCGGTGCCGGCAACCGTAACAGTCGACACCACCGCGATTACGCCTGATAACGCCAAGCAGATGATGGGTAAATAA
- a CDS encoding ABC transporter permease, with protein sequence MSEQQITSNPAIQPAKRIDPLAVIVRFQSLIGLVLVFAGGIIFSPRRHGVILFLQPDNIANIVRAVSETGIIAIGMTFVIITAGIDLSVGATLGLASVVTATLMVSGGFGLITTVVAVLLMGTCFGLVQGAISSKFRLEAFIVTLAGLQAARGLALVVSGNQYINISYGEGPGLAPPIFAILGGRLFGNVVPVATIVFLIFAFIATILLNTTRFGRYVYAVGGNERAARISGVPVSAIKIAVYAITGFASALAGIVHAGQFNFGSANDGTGYELTAIAAVVIGGTSLFGGAGSMVGTIAGTIMLGALANILQLNNITPAMQLLATAAIIVLAAVLQSLVRRREGLGR encoded by the coding sequence ATGTCCGAACAGCAGATCACGTCCAATCCAGCGATACAGCCTGCTAAGCGTATTGATCCGCTTGCTGTGATAGTGCGCTTCCAAAGCCTGATCGGCCTTGTGCTGGTCTTTGCCGGCGGCATCATATTCTCTCCCCGCCGGCACGGCGTTATCCTGTTTCTCCAGCCCGACAACATCGCCAACATCGTCCGCGCGGTATCCGAAACCGGCATCATCGCGATCGGGATGACGTTTGTGATCATCACCGCCGGGATCGATCTATCGGTCGGGGCGACCCTTGGTCTTGCGAGCGTTGTTACTGCAACGTTGATGGTCTCTGGTGGCTTCGGGCTAATTACGACGGTTGTGGCGGTGCTCCTGATGGGAACTTGTTTCGGGTTGGTCCAAGGAGCAATCTCAAGCAAGTTTCGGCTCGAAGCATTCATCGTGACCCTTGCGGGGCTGCAGGCTGCTCGAGGCCTGGCACTCGTGGTCTCGGGAAATCAATACATCAATATATCGTATGGCGAGGGGCCAGGCCTTGCTCCGCCGATCTTCGCAATCCTGGGCGGCCGTCTGTTCGGCAACGTCGTTCCGGTAGCCACCATCGTCTTTCTGATTTTCGCCTTCATCGCCACGATCCTTCTCAATACAACGCGGTTCGGCCGTTACGTCTATGCGGTTGGCGGAAATGAGCGTGCCGCCCGCATATCGGGCGTTCCTGTCTCGGCGATCAAGATCGCCGTCTATGCCATAACAGGCTTTGCATCCGCGCTAGCCGGCATTGTCCACGCCGGCCAATTCAACTTCGGTAGCGCCAATGATGGCACCGGATACGAATTGACTGCCATCGCCGCCGTGGTGATTGGAGGAACCAGTCTGTTTGGCGGCGCGGGTTCCATGGTCGGAACGATCGCCGGCACGATCATGCTGGGTGCCTTAGCCAATATTCTGCAGCTCAACAACATCACGCCAGCCATGCAATTGCTTGCCACGGCGGCAATCATTGTCTTGGCGGCAGTCCTTCAATCCCTCGTTCGTCGCCGCGAAGGGTTGGGCAGGTAA
- a CDS encoding LacI family DNA-binding transcriptional regulator, whose translation MTTISAVARAAGVSVSTVSHVLNKTRYVSPEKAKLVMEAVDAIGYIPNAVARSLKLSSTGTVGLAISAISNPYFSDIICAIEAECSKRGLIAFLCDTQDDPDRELELVRHLHRRRVDGIILAPSGDPKRSLDYLIDCNLPCVLVDRLSDDRFDQVGTDNTAAIRMLVDHLVALHHERIGIILGQPGFATTVERTKAFRAAMAEKGIEVPPAFISNGNSSTADATASTHRLLELKEPPTAILASNNLAMIGTMRAIRERGLRVPVDISVLGIDDFEWADYFEPRLTLMAQPCDEIGYKAADLLIQRIGDKHLPRQTVRLSPVLRIRQSCGEAA comes from the coding sequence ATGACCACTATTTCCGCGGTCGCAAGGGCGGCCGGCGTTTCTGTCTCCACGGTTTCGCACGTTCTTAACAAGACCCGCTACGTGTCGCCCGAAAAGGCGAAGCTCGTCATGGAGGCTGTGGACGCGATTGGCTACATTCCAAACGCCGTTGCGCGCTCGCTCAAACTCTCCTCGACAGGTACAGTCGGCTTGGCGATTTCCGCGATTTCGAACCCTTATTTCAGCGACATCATTTGCGCGATCGAAGCCGAGTGTTCCAAGAGAGGCTTGATCGCATTTTTGTGTGACACTCAGGACGATCCAGATCGAGAACTGGAGCTCGTCCGGCATTTGCATCGGCGCCGCGTCGATGGGATTATTCTTGCCCCTTCGGGCGATCCAAAAAGATCGTTGGACTACCTTATCGACTGCAATCTTCCCTGCGTGCTCGTCGACAGGCTCTCCGATGATCGTTTCGATCAGGTCGGGACCGATAACACGGCGGCTATTCGCATGCTGGTCGATCATCTCGTTGCACTCCATCACGAACGGATCGGAATCATCCTGGGTCAGCCCGGATTTGCGACGACCGTGGAGCGCACGAAGGCTTTCCGGGCTGCCATGGCGGAGAAGGGGATAGAGGTGCCGCCTGCGTTCATCAGCAATGGCAATAGCAGCACCGCAGACGCCACGGCTTCGACGCACCGGTTGCTGGAGCTGAAGGAGCCACCCACAGCAATCCTGGCCTCAAATAATCTTGCGATGATCGGCACCATGAGAGCCATTCGGGAACGCGGTCTACGCGTTCCCGTGGACATATCCGTGCTCGGAATCGATGATTTCGAATGGGCGGATTATTTCGAACCGCGCCTGACGCTCATGGCCCAGCCTTGTGACGAGATTGGTTACAAAGCAGCGGATCTCCTGATCCAACGGATCGGCGATAAACATCTACCTCGGCAGACCGTGCGCCTGTCGCCAGTCCTGCGTATCCGTCAATCGTGTGGAGAAGCAGCATGA
- a CDS encoding substrate-binding domain-containing protein, whose protein sequence is MKLREFAKQLGLSPTTVSRALSGYPEVSEATRARVASEAMRLGYRPDINAVRLKTGRAGAIGVMMGRSGEIHFAEFVSGMAQRLETTDTDILITPITAHNDEDEIQAYRRLVESRRVDAVIIHSPRPRDPRIEMLNSLGVPFLVHGRSETDHVHAWLDIDNENAVRRVTEHLLDLGHRRIAMINGLRGKTYSIHREQGFRIAHQERGLTADPNLMVCDKFSDESGFRHARSFLESANAPTAIVAGSTMTALGVYRAVRSLGMTVGQDVSVIAHDDVFPYLTAENMVPSLSTTRSSMRAAGTRCAELTLQLIAGRAADEIHELWPVELILRESTAPPR, encoded by the coding sequence ATGAAACTTCGCGAATTTGCAAAGCAGCTTGGGCTTTCTCCGACAACGGTCAGCCGTGCACTCAGCGGCTATCCGGAGGTGAGCGAAGCCACGCGCGCCCGGGTTGCAAGCGAAGCAATGCGGCTTGGCTATCGCCCCGATATCAATGCCGTGCGCCTGAAGACCGGGCGAGCCGGAGCGATCGGCGTCATGATGGGGCGTTCGGGAGAAATTCATTTCGCAGAATTCGTGTCAGGCATGGCGCAACGCCTGGAAACGACCGATACGGATATTCTCATCACACCGATTACCGCGCATAATGACGAGGACGAGATACAGGCCTACCGGCGCCTGGTCGAAAGCCGCCGGGTGGACGCCGTGATCATTCATTCGCCCCGCCCCAGGGACCCTCGGATCGAGATGCTGAACAGCTTGGGCGTGCCGTTTCTGGTCCACGGCCGCTCGGAGACCGATCACGTTCATGCGTGGCTCGATATCGACAATGAAAATGCCGTGCGCAGAGTGACCGAACACCTGCTCGATCTCGGGCACCGCCGCATTGCGATGATCAATGGGCTGCGGGGCAAGACCTATTCGATTCATCGAGAACAGGGTTTTCGGATCGCCCATCAGGAGCGTGGGCTCACCGCAGATCCCAACCTCATGGTCTGCGACAAATTCTCCGACGAGAGCGGCTTTCGCCATGCCCGCTCTTTTCTGGAGAGCGCCAATGCCCCGACCGCCATCGTTGCCGGTTCCACGATGACGGCGCTTGGTGTCTACCGCGCCGTCCGTTCGCTTGGAATGACGGTGGGGCAGGATGTTTCCGTCATCGCCCATGACGACGTCTTTCCCTATCTGACGGCTGAAAATATGGTCCCGTCGCTCTCGACCACACGATCCTCCATGCGTGCCGCGGGCACACGTTGCGCCGAGCTGACGCTACAGCTTATCGCCGGGCGCGCCGCGGACGAGATCCACGAATTGTGGCCGGTCGAGCTGATCCTGCGGGAAAGTACCGCGCCGCCGCGTTGA
- a CDS encoding sugar ABC transporter ATP-binding protein, translated as MNNQVVLSAKGVTKHFGGVQALRGVDFDLKVGEIHALLGENGAGKSTLMNLMSGVHTPDRGEIFINGNPARFYTPRDAQAAGIATIFQELDLVSSLSVAANLFLGRELVHRHGMLDGKAMLREARNRLEAIDRSIDPAQLVSELSIGQRQVVAIVKALSYASRALIMDEPTAALTAGEVDRLFEIMRGLASSGVGIVYISHRLEEVPQIADRVTVMRDGRVAGVTEPNAPQAKLVQLLVGRPLSELYPPRSGHVGDVLLRMRQASFRPHRPSPGWRAPSKIDLDVHRGEIVGLAGVMGAGRTELLSALYGTGVPGRWQGEVTIDGKPARLRSIAAARRVGLAFVTDDRRGAGLMLRMSVGLNLVMSIIRRISPNGLLSARRQDDAIKNSFGNFDIRPKNPRIAVGALSGGNQQKVVLAKEVLGNPSLLLLDEPTRGVDVGAKGEIYTRLRKFASDGLGILVASSEMPELIGLCDRIVVLRDGCSVAEFSGGVGEHEVLAAANGREG; from the coding sequence ATGAATAATCAGGTTGTTCTTTCGGCGAAAGGGGTCACCAAGCATTTCGGCGGTGTTCAAGCGCTACGTGGCGTGGATTTCGATCTCAAAGTTGGAGAGATCCATGCCCTGCTTGGGGAGAACGGCGCGGGCAAATCAACATTGATGAACCTGATGTCGGGGGTGCATACGCCGGATCGGGGAGAGATCTTCATCAACGGAAACCCCGCGCGATTTTACACCCCCCGCGATGCACAAGCCGCAGGAATCGCGACGATCTTCCAGGAATTGGATCTCGTTTCGAGTTTGAGCGTCGCGGCCAATCTCTTTCTTGGTCGCGAGTTGGTCCATCGACACGGCATGCTGGACGGAAAGGCGATGTTGCGCGAAGCCCGCAACAGACTGGAAGCGATTGACCGTTCAATTGATCCGGCTCAGCTCGTAAGCGAACTTTCAATCGGCCAGCGCCAGGTTGTCGCTATTGTCAAGGCGCTGTCTTATGCGTCGCGTGCTCTGATTATGGACGAGCCAACAGCTGCCTTGACCGCTGGGGAAGTCGATCGCTTGTTCGAAATCATGCGCGGACTCGCATCATCAGGCGTAGGTATCGTCTATATTTCGCATCGGCTTGAGGAAGTCCCGCAGATTGCCGATCGAGTGACGGTGATGCGCGACGGTAGAGTAGCTGGCGTTACCGAACCGAACGCGCCGCAGGCCAAGTTGGTACAGCTTCTCGTCGGCCGTCCATTGAGCGAGCTTTACCCGCCTCGCTCCGGTCATGTCGGAGATGTGCTTCTGCGGATGCGGCAGGCCTCCTTCCGTCCGCATCGGCCGTCACCCGGGTGGCGGGCCCCATCTAAAATTGATCTGGATGTTCACCGCGGTGAAATTGTCGGTTTGGCTGGTGTGATGGGCGCGGGCCGGACGGAGCTTCTGAGCGCTCTGTACGGGACGGGCGTGCCGGGAAGATGGCAGGGCGAGGTTACAATTGACGGCAAACCGGCAAGGCTCAGATCCATCGCCGCTGCGCGCAGAGTTGGTCTCGCATTCGTAACCGATGATCGGCGCGGTGCCGGACTTATGTTGCGTATGTCTGTTGGCCTCAATCTGGTGATGTCGATCATTCGGCGGATATCGCCGAATGGCTTGTTGTCTGCGCGTCGACAGGACGATGCGATTAAGAACTCGTTCGGGAATTTCGACATTCGTCCGAAGAACCCCCGGATCGCGGTGGGTGCTCTTTCTGGCGGCAATCAACAGAAGGTCGTCCTTGCGAAGGAGGTATTGGGCAATCCCAGCTTGTTGCTTCTCGACGAGCCGACCCGTGGTGTTGACGTCGGAGCGAAGGGGGAGATTTACACTCGCCTGCGCAAATTTGCCTCGGACGGATTGGGCATTCTTGTCGCTTCAAGCGAAATGCCGGAGCTGATCGGCTTATGCGACCGAATAGTGGTTCTCCGCGACGGCTGCAGCGTTGCCGAATTTTCCGGCGGCGTGGGCGAGCATGAGGTTCTGGCCGCTGCCAACGGGAGGGAGGGATGA
- a CDS encoding ABC transporter permease has translation MIKKDLGLLLLIVVVGVVVAIINPRFLLPINLANTANLIGLFGILSMGQAFVIITGGIELSVGSLVALLGVLFVDFIAVQDMPWTLALPLILLLGAVIGAVHGWLITRLNLQPFVVTLCGLLIYRGAARFYTADGTAGFAFGQNFPELEFLTAGRFYGIPSTFIAMVVISVAMWLVLHRSVFGRYLYAVGKNEEAARYSGIRTDRLVMTAYVICGLLTALSAIYFAMYTRSISPASHGQFYELYAIAAAVLGGFSLRGGEGSIVGVVLGTVLLQELQNLVNLLGIPSSLNFAVMGGVILIGVLIDQQWHSIRAKRRLVSAARQTESRRPNEGTLPVVANRE, from the coding sequence ATGATCAAGAAAGATCTTGGACTGCTGCTTTTGATCGTCGTTGTCGGCGTCGTCGTCGCCATCATCAACCCGCGCTTCTTGCTGCCGATCAACCTCGCGAACACCGCCAACCTGATTGGTCTGTTCGGCATCCTGTCGATGGGTCAGGCCTTTGTCATCATTACGGGCGGTATCGAGCTTTCGGTGGGCTCGCTCGTAGCGCTTCTTGGCGTACTGTTCGTCGATTTCATAGCGGTACAAGATATGCCCTGGACGCTGGCACTGCCGCTCATTCTCCTGCTCGGCGCCGTCATAGGCGCCGTCCACGGTTGGCTCATCACCCGGCTCAACTTGCAGCCCTTCGTCGTCACCCTTTGCGGCCTCCTGATCTATCGCGGGGCAGCGCGCTTCTATACGGCCGACGGAACGGCGGGATTTGCTTTCGGCCAGAATTTCCCGGAGCTTGAGTTTCTGACCGCCGGGCGGTTCTATGGCATTCCGAGCACCTTCATTGCTATGGTCGTCATTTCCGTGGCCATGTGGCTGGTGCTTCATCGCTCTGTCTTCGGACGTTATCTTTACGCGGTTGGAAAAAACGAAGAGGCTGCTCGCTATTCAGGTATCCGGACTGACCGCTTGGTTATGACAGCCTATGTCATCTGCGGACTGCTTACGGCGCTTTCGGCGATCTATTTCGCCATGTACACGCGCTCGATCTCGCCGGCGAGCCATGGCCAGTTCTACGAGCTCTACGCGATCGCCGCCGCCGTGCTCGGCGGCTTTTCACTCCGTGGCGGTGAGGGATCGATCGTCGGGGTCGTGCTGGGCACAGTCCTACTGCAAGAGTTGCAAAACCTTGTAAACCTGCTCGGCATTCCTTCGTCGCTGAACTTCGCCGTCATGGGTGGCGTGATCCTCATCGGCGTCCTGATCGACCAACAATGGCATTCTATCCGCGCAAAGCGACGCCTCGTCTCCGCCGCACGGCAGACTGAATCCCGTCGTCCAAACGAAGGAACCTTGCCGGTGGTTGCTAACCGGGAATAG